One Streptomyces mobaraensis NBRC 13819 = DSM 40847 DNA segment encodes these proteins:
- a CDS encoding ATP-binding protein, whose protein sequence is MDVRPRLIDALSALRDRVEAARFPLPLPGAVRARRNRVELLAQLDDYLVPRLCAPEAPLLAVVGGSTGAGKSTLVNSLVGRRVTEAGVLRPTTRVPVLVCNPDDHHWFAGPRVLPALRRVWVPGRDGLLDDVPVEVTPTGDEDDDRPGLRLETDRALPRGLALLDAPDIDSLVERNRELAAQLICAADVWVLVTTATRYADAVPWHLLRAAKEYDVTLVTVVDRVPHQVTGEVARQFGALLEAAGLGDVPRFTIPELPESVAGGSGLLPVTAVAGLRAWLIQRAQDPASRTVARARTANGVLASLGSRLPGLAGAAAGQHSAAVRLLQRVEDAYARAADRVRRDAAGGEALAGDALTHWRGHPRDSTSDELLTALTNAFIALLTCAVDAADEEIATACAGDPAAATALAPRDAEGAAARIGVAVRYWRRCLEEHAEEEVREVRGAREVRRAGHAPGSERGGLPDADRVTALLAAALLGGRRAQSASEALAEALGARSALRLRDRGGALLDACVERVLETERDRRTAPLEALDVTPDHQVELIAALSVLQKER, encoded by the coding sequence TTGGACGTACGGCCCCGGCTGATCGACGCGCTGTCCGCACTGCGGGACCGCGTCGAGGCCGCTCGGTTTCCGCTCCCCCTTCCCGGCGCCGTTCGCGCCCGTCGCAACCGGGTCGAGCTCCTGGCGCAGCTTGACGACTACCTCGTGCCCCGGTTGTGCGCCCCTGAAGCGCCGCTGCTGGCGGTGGTCGGGGGATCCACCGGGGCGGGGAAGTCCACGCTGGTGAACTCGCTGGTGGGGCGGCGGGTGACGGAGGCGGGGGTGCTGCGGCCGACGACGCGGGTGCCGGTGCTCGTCTGCAATCCGGACGATCACCACTGGTTCGCGGGACCGCGGGTGCTGCCGGCGCTGCGGAGGGTCTGGGTGCCCGGGCGCGACGGACTGCTGGACGACGTACCCGTAGAGGTGACCCCTACGGGTGACGAGGACGACGACCGGCCCGGGCTGCGGCTGGAGACCGACCGGGCGCTGCCGCGCGGACTGGCGCTGCTGGACGCGCCCGACATCGACTCCCTCGTGGAGCGCAACCGGGAACTGGCCGCGCAGCTGATCTGCGCGGCGGACGTGTGGGTGTTGGTCACCACGGCCACCCGGTACGCGGACGCGGTGCCGTGGCACCTGCTGCGGGCGGCCAAGGAGTACGACGTCACGCTGGTCACCGTCGTGGACCGGGTGCCGCACCAGGTGACGGGGGAGGTGGCGCGGCAGTTCGGGGCGCTGCTGGAGGCGGCGGGGCTGGGGGACGTCCCCCGGTTCACCATTCCCGAGCTGCCCGAGTCGGTGGCCGGCGGGAGCGGGCTGCTGCCGGTCACGGCCGTGGCGGGGCTGCGGGCCTGGCTGATCCAGCGGGCCCAGGACCCCGCCTCGCGGACGGTGGCCCGGGCCCGTACCGCCAACGGCGTGCTGGCGTCGCTCGGTTCGCGGCTGCCGGGGCTGGCAGGGGCGGCGGCGGGGCAGCACTCGGCGGCGGTGCGGCTGCTCCAGCGGGTCGAGGACGCGTACGCCCGGGCCGCGGACCGGGTCCGGCGGGACGCGGCCGGTGGTGAGGCGCTGGCCGGCGACGCGCTCACGCACTGGCGCGGCCACCCGCGCGACAGCACCTCCGACGAACTGCTGACCGCCCTCACCAACGCCTTCATCGCCCTGCTGACCTGCGCCGTCGACGCCGCCGACGAGGAGATCGCCACCGCCTGCGCCGGCGACCCGGCCGCCGCCACCGCACTGGCACCGCGCGACGCGGAAGGCGCCGCCGCCCGGATCGGGGTGGCCGTGCGCTACTGGCGCCGCTGCCTGGAGGAGCACGCGGAGGAGGAGGTGCGTGAGGTTCGCGGGGCACGGGAGGTGCGGCGGGCCGGGCATGCACCGGGTTCCGAACGCGGTGGTCTTCCCGACGCGGACCGGGTGACGGCGCTGCTCGCCGCCGCGCTGCTGGGCGGGCGGCGGGCGCAGTCCGCGAGCGAGGCGCTCGCCGAGGCGCTCGGCGCCCGGAGCGCGCTCCGGTTGCGCGACCGCGGTGGCGCGCTGCTCGACGCGTGTGTGGAGCGCGTCCTGGAGACGGAGCGCGACCGTCGGACCGCCCCCCTGGAAGCCCTCGACGTGACCCCCGACCACCAGGTCGAACTCATCGCCGCGCTGTCCGTGTTGCAGAAGGAAAGGTGA
- the rfbB gene encoding dTDP-glucose 4,6-dehydratase, whose product MSTETRTTETRTDAQKTAAAPRILVTGGAGFIGSHYVRTLLAGDGPERPYLTVLDKLTYAGVPANLDPVRHSDRFRFIQGDICDTDLVDRLAAEHDQIVHFAAESHVDRSVREADAFVRTNVLGTQRLLDAALHNGVRVFVHISTDEVYGSIDHGSWTEDAPLSPNSPYAAAKASSDLFALACHRTHDLDVRVTRCSNNYGHHHFPEKLIPLFVTNLMDGLEVPLYGDGRNVRDWLHIDDHIRGIELVRTRGRAGEIYHIGGGAELTNRELTDMLVEAVGAKPSLVRHVEDRKAHDRRYSLDWSKIRDELGYRPVRDFEEALAETVAWYRDNRAWWEPLKQRAALLPHTT is encoded by the coding sequence ATGAGCACTGAGACGCGCACCACGGAGACGCGCACCGACGCGCAGAAGACCGCCGCCGCTCCCAGGATCCTCGTCACCGGCGGCGCCGGGTTCATCGGCTCCCACTACGTCCGCACCCTGCTGGCGGGGGACGGACCGGAGCGCCCGTACCTCACCGTCCTCGACAAGCTCACCTACGCCGGCGTCCCGGCCAACCTCGACCCCGTCCGCCACTCCGACCGCTTCCGTTTCATCCAGGGCGACATCTGCGACACCGACCTGGTCGACCGGCTGGCCGCCGAGCACGACCAGATCGTCCACTTCGCCGCCGAGTCCCACGTCGACCGTTCCGTACGGGAGGCGGACGCCTTCGTCCGTACCAACGTCCTGGGCACCCAGAGACTCCTCGACGCGGCGCTGCACAACGGTGTCCGGGTCTTCGTGCACATCTCCACCGACGAGGTCTACGGCTCCATCGACCACGGCTCCTGGACCGAGGACGCGCCGCTGTCCCCCAACTCGCCCTACGCGGCGGCCAAGGCGTCCAGCGACCTGTTCGCCCTCGCCTGCCACCGCACCCACGACCTCGACGTCCGCGTCACGCGCTGCTCCAACAACTACGGCCACCACCACTTCCCCGAGAAGCTGATACCACTGTTCGTCACCAACCTGATGGACGGCCTGGAGGTGCCGCTCTACGGGGACGGGCGCAACGTCCGCGACTGGCTGCACATCGACGACCACATCCGCGGCATCGAGCTCGTCCGCACCCGCGGCCGGGCCGGCGAGATCTACCACATCGGCGGCGGCGCCGAACTGACCAACCGGGAGCTCACCGACATGCTGGTGGAGGCGGTCGGCGCGAAGCCGTCACTCGTCCGGCACGTCGAGGACCGCAAGGCCCACGACCGCCGCTACTCCCTCGACTGGAGCAAGATCCGCGACGAACTGGGGTACCGGCCGGTCCGCGACTTCGAGGAGGCGCTGGCGGAGACGGTCGCCTGGTACCGGGACAACCGCGCCTGGTGGGAGCCACTCAAACAACGAGCAGCCCTGCTGCCACACACCACCTGA
- a CDS encoding DEAD/DEAH box helicase, whose product MGTPEFPGRLQATFVPDTDAPGCGAMAFWGTPDPVAEAATLGLPAAAGTAGPRLPALATLPTLLPHRGSLVDVDVPALLVPVGEAVGALAALATGTTTGIATGTTTGTGTEDDAENAAEVSAPDRPLGHSVHAWAVAARLALEHVTAGHLVPVLREAGEGLVRAHWRAATDGDPRLAALAAALPAAAHALRVHAPAPMDPPSAPAPAGTDAPTAPVPPRLDAPRTPAPTAVDAPRTPAPSRTAPPSTPTPARINTPRTPTPTGIDAPPTPTRVWSAPALLSAFCDAVADACARAAAPTAAAPTAAPPTWTTALVTASASPALPTPTAPAPGLLADWALAGSGDRAAVRLLLRLGTPAGPDALWPLSFHLEAVDEPGALVSAHRVWETGSAPLSLGGRVLDGPQEALVEGLGRAARVFRPLAACLEESRPTRVLLNPFQAARLFGDTATALRTAGIGLTVPDELSGDEPDSKDPTDRKSGNALLPRLRVGTRRTTRGKSGKSTTPHPRTVTYRWEAVVGDEVVTPDEVALLASRGEPLAPWRNTWVRLDPDRIGELAALVGTSGRLSTAEALAIALCGRHHTEEFGEVAAVADGSVADLVGRLREAGGRTEPDLTGVRADLRDYQRRGVAWLQSLTDLGFGALLADDMGLGKTLQTIALLAGRTGDRPRLVVCPTSVVSNWERELARFAPGLTVVRHHGARRATEPAAFPPGAVVVTSYALLRLDTELLASVGWDLVVLDEAQQIKNHTAQTARAALRLEARARVALTGTPVENRLSELWSIAHFANPGLLGSHRRFRERFAGPIERDGDREAAERLRAVVSPFVLRRMKSAVVDELPAKLETTVPCDLTAEQTRLYRAAVADALDGDDGLGTGVRRQGNVLRLLTHLKQICNHPVQYLGEDPASDNALAGRSGKLMRATEMLGEAVAAGDRALVFTQYRVMGELLARHLAAELGLDDVPFLHGGTPAERRDAMVDAFQHDDTASPLLIVSLKAGGFGLNLTRASHVLHYDRWWNPAVEDQATDRAHRIGQTKTVHVHKLVTADTFEERIDALLESKRSLADSVVGTSETWLSELDDDALRALVRLADSEESTSAGAPTPPAATGETV is encoded by the coding sequence ATGGGCACGCCGGAGTTTCCCGGCCGCTTGCAGGCGACGTTCGTTCCGGACACCGACGCGCCGGGGTGCGGGGCCATGGCCTTCTGGGGCACCCCCGACCCCGTGGCGGAGGCGGCGACCCTCGGTCTCCCGGCCGCCGCCGGCACCGCGGGCCCCCGGCTCCCGGCTCTCGCCACTCTTCCCACCCTCCTGCCGCACCGCGGCTCCCTGGTGGACGTGGACGTTCCCGCGCTGCTGGTCCCGGTCGGCGAGGCGGTCGGCGCCCTGGCCGCCCTGGCAACAGGAACCACAACGGGAATCGCCACGGGCACCACAACCGGAACCGGAACCGAGGACGACGCCGAGAACGCGGCGGAAGTCTCCGCCCCCGACCGTCCCTTGGGCCACTCCGTCCACGCCTGGGCCGTCGCCGCCCGGCTCGCCCTGGAGCACGTCACCGCCGGCCACCTCGTCCCCGTCCTGCGTGAGGCCGGCGAGGGCCTGGTCCGCGCCCACTGGCGGGCCGCGACCGACGGCGACCCCCGGCTGGCGGCCCTCGCCGCGGCGCTGCCCGCCGCCGCCCACGCCCTGCGCGTCCACGCGCCGGCCCCCATGGACCCACCAAGCGCACCCGCTCCGGCCGGTACCGACGCACCGACCGCCCCCGTACCACCCCGCCTCGACGCACCGCGCACCCCCGCACCCACCGCCGTCGACGCACCGCGCACCCCCGCGCCCTCCCGCACGGCCCCGCCGAGCACCCCCACTCCGGCCCGCATCAACACCCCGCGCACCCCCACCCCCACCGGCATCGACGCACCCCCCACCCCCACCCGAGTCTGGTCTGCCCCAGCCCTCCTCAGCGCCTTCTGCGACGCCGTGGCCGACGCCTGCGCCCGCGCCGCCGCTCCCACCGCCGCCGCTCCCACCGCCGCCCCGCCCACCTGGACAACCGCCCTCGTCACCGCCTCCGCCTCCCCCGCACTCCCCACCCCTACCGCCCCCGCCCCCGGTCTGCTCGCCGACTGGGCCCTGGCGGGCAGCGGCGACCGGGCCGCCGTTCGGCTCCTCCTCCGCCTCGGCACGCCCGCCGGGCCGGACGCGCTCTGGCCGCTGTCCTTCCACCTGGAGGCGGTGGACGAGCCGGGCGCCCTCGTCTCCGCCCACCGCGTCTGGGAGACCGGCTCGGCTCCCCTCTCCCTCGGCGGCCGGGTCCTGGACGGTCCGCAGGAGGCGCTGGTCGAGGGGCTGGGCCGCGCGGCCCGGGTGTTCCGGCCCCTCGCCGCCTGCCTGGAGGAGAGCCGGCCCACCCGGGTCCTGCTCAACCCCTTCCAGGCGGCCCGGCTGTTCGGCGACACCGCGACCGCCCTGCGCACCGCGGGCATCGGCCTCACCGTCCCGGACGAGCTGAGCGGCGACGAGCCGGACAGCAAGGACCCCACGGACCGCAAGAGCGGCAACGCCCTCCTCCCCCGCCTCCGCGTCGGCACCCGCCGGACCACACGAGGGAAGAGCGGCAAAAGCACCACCCCCCACCCCCGCACCGTCACCTACCGCTGGGAGGCCGTCGTCGGCGACGAGGTGGTGACCCCCGACGAGGTCGCCCTCCTCGCCTCCCGCGGTGAACCCCTCGCCCCCTGGCGGAACACCTGGGTCCGCCTCGATCCCGACCGGATCGGCGAACTGGCCGCCCTCGTCGGCACGTCGGGGCGGCTCTCGACCGCCGAGGCGCTGGCCATCGCGCTGTGCGGACGCCACCACACCGAGGAGTTCGGCGAGGTGGCGGCGGTGGCCGACGGCTCGGTCGCCGACCTCGTCGGCCGGCTGCGCGAGGCGGGCGGGCGCACCGAGCCCGATCTCACCGGCGTACGCGCCGACCTCCGCGACTACCAGCGGCGCGGCGTCGCCTGGCTGCAGTCCCTCACCGACCTGGGCTTCGGCGCGCTGCTCGCCGACGACATGGGTCTCGGCAAGACCCTCCAGACCATCGCGCTGCTCGCCGGCCGCACCGGCGACCGGCCCCGCCTCGTCGTCTGCCCGACCTCCGTCGTGAGCAACTGGGAGCGCGAACTGGCCCGGTTCGCGCCCGGTCTCACCGTGGTCCGCCACCACGGCGCACGGCGCGCCACCGAGCCGGCCGCGTTCCCGCCGGGCGCGGTCGTCGTCACGAGCTACGCCCTGCTGCGGCTGGACACCGAGTTGCTCGCCTCCGTCGGCTGGGACCTCGTCGTCCTGGACGAGGCGCAGCAGATCAAGAACCACACGGCGCAGACGGCCCGCGCGGCCCTGCGCCTGGAGGCCAGGGCCCGGGTCGCGCTGACCGGCACCCCGGTCGAGAACCGGCTGTCGGAGCTGTGGTCCATCGCGCACTTCGCCAACCCCGGTCTGCTGGGCTCGCACCGGCGGTTCAGGGAGCGGTTCGCCGGGCCGATCGAGCGCGACGGCGACCGGGAGGCGGCCGAGCGGCTGCGCGCCGTCGTCTCGCCGTTCGTGCTGCGGCGGATGAAGAGCGCGGTGGTGGACGAGCTGCCGGCCAAGCTGGAGACCACGGTCCCCTGCGACCTCACCGCCGAGCAGACCCGGCTCTACCGGGCCGCCGTCGCGGACGCGCTCGACGGCGACGACGGGCTCGGCACCGGCGTCCGGCGGCAGGGCAACGTCCTGCGGCTGCTCACCCACCTCAAGCAGATCTGCAACCACCCGGTCCAGTACCTGGGCGAGGACCCGGCGTCCGACAACGCGCTGGCGGGCCGCTCCGGGAAGCTGATGCGGGCGACCGAGATGCTGGGCGAGGCCGTCGCGGCGGGCGACCGGGCCCTCGTCTTCACCCAGTACCGCGTCATGGGGGAGCTGCTGGCCCGCCACCTCGCCGCCGAACTCGGCCTGGACGACGTACCGTTCCTGCACGGCGGCACCCCGGCCGAGCGGCGCGACGCGATGGTGGACGCGTTCCAGCACGACGACACGGCGTCCCCGCTGCTCATCGTCAGCCTCAAGGCGGGCGGCTTCGGCCTCAACCTCACCCGCGCCTCGCACGTCCTGCACTACGACCGCTGGTGGAACCCCGCCGTCGAGGACCAGGCCACCGACCGCGCCCACCGCATCGGCCAGACCAAGACCGTGCACGTGCACAAGCTGGTCACCGCCGACACCTTCGAGGAACGCATCGACGCGCTCCTGGAGAGCAAGCGCTCGCTCGCTGATTCCGTCGTCGGCACGAGCGAGACCTGGCTGTCCGAACTCGACGACGACGCCCTGCGCGCCCTCGTCCGCCTCGCCGACTCGGAGGAGTCCACGAGCGCGGGCGCCCCGACCCCTCCCGCAGCCACAGGAGAGACGGTATGA
- a CDS encoding SWIM zinc finger family protein codes for MTSTATRRATAPRRTASTRRKQPAPDSTWWSRRWTRALESLGATYPNPRLPRGRTLARQGAVQGLTVRPGEVIARVELAKTGYDVTLRLPVFDDDEWSAGVRVLAGQLRHAASLLEGRMPEDIDDTLGKAGLALFPRRGELSSHCDCRDGGYPCSHGAAVHYAFADALQDNPFLLPALRGRSGERLLAELRAARSGGSADASTDASTAPETVTASELPASATYFTGGDLSTVPLHPQPPADPARRLRRLGPPPGGSPADAELLAAAVERAAAHAWRTAEGSA; via the coding sequence ATGACCAGCACCGCGACCCGCCGCGCCACGGCTCCCCGCCGGACAGCCTCCACCCGCCGGAAGCAGCCCGCCCCGGACAGCACCTGGTGGAGCAGGCGCTGGACCCGCGCCCTGGAGTCGCTGGGCGCCACCTACCCCAACCCCCGCCTCCCGCGCGGCCGTACGCTGGCCCGGCAGGGCGCGGTCCAGGGCCTGACGGTCCGTCCGGGCGAGGTCATCGCCCGGGTGGAACTGGCCAAGACCGGCTACGACGTGACGCTACGACTGCCGGTCTTCGACGACGACGAGTGGTCGGCCGGCGTCCGGGTGCTGGCCGGGCAGCTCCGGCACGCGGCGTCCCTGCTGGAGGGCCGGATGCCGGAGGACATCGACGACACCCTCGGCAAGGCCGGGCTCGCCCTCTTCCCCCGGCGCGGCGAACTCTCCTCCCACTGCGACTGCCGGGACGGCGGTTACCCCTGTTCCCACGGTGCGGCCGTCCACTACGCCTTCGCCGACGCCCTCCAGGACAACCCCTTCCTGCTGCCCGCCCTGCGCGGACGCAGCGGGGAGCGGCTGCTGGCCGAGCTGCGGGCCGCCCGTTCCGGCGGCTCCGCCGACGCGTCCACCGACGCCTCCACCGCGCCGGAGACCGTCACCGCCTCGGAACTCCCCGCCTCCGCCACCTACTTCACCGGCGGCGACCTCTCCACCGTCCCCCTGCACCCCCAGCCGCCCGCCGACCCGGCCCGTCGGCTGCGCCGGCTCGGCCCGCCGCCGGGCGGCTCTCCGGCCGACGCCGAGCTGCTGGCCGCGGCGGTGGAACGGGCCGCCGCCCACGCGTGGCGCACGGCGGAAGGGAGCGCCTGA
- a CDS encoding serine/threonine-protein kinase produces the protein MTNDGGRAHQPTSYDLRPPAPAWPNPYADPAAAPVTQDPAAMAVAPGAAPGVMPGVASGAMPGVASGGTGPVGGPGASAGSGMATGSGAAAGSGTAAGEPGAGRRVGGRYLLRSRLGHGGMGTVWRAHDEVVDREVAVKEPRVPDHLPDSMRQNIHLRMQREARAAARVAHPSVVAVHDVVVEEGRPWIVMELVKGQSLGARLNEGTLDAREAARVGLAVLGALEAAHEAGVLHRDVKPDNVLLGRHDRVVLTDFGIAQIEGEQGLTETGGFIGSPEFVAPERALGQRPGPASDLWSLGVVLYAAVEGMSPFRRSNTQATMQAVLSAEPPRPTRGPAAYADLVMGLLRKEPSARPTTSRIRAVLEEVARPAPVAPVNTAPTPAVTGSRWIPPVLHHKRKTQWSLGVGTVVVGAAVALFAINPFGYGPATPLHWKVVDEPEVVKASLAVPEDYVKEIKPDEHLVLFNDPGGVYKVSLFTHNDPPAGSSDASDKDKQVESARTQAAKRKTRLEKGDISGVADARVSIGSAPSFDGRESVEMTTVYRKSGSGDDDPKAVRRTRVIVDKAKDTAWYLEVTMPEKGKARADGDKLYKEVLRYLKLKEK, from the coding sequence ATGACCAACGACGGGGGAAGGGCGCATCAGCCCACCAGTTACGACCTGCGGCCGCCGGCCCCGGCCTGGCCGAACCCGTACGCGGACCCGGCGGCGGCGCCGGTGACCCAGGATCCGGCCGCGATGGCCGTCGCGCCCGGAGCGGCTCCCGGTGTGATGCCTGGCGTGGCGTCCGGCGCGATGCCTGGCGTGGCGTCCGGCGGGACGGGACCGGTCGGGGGGCCGGGGGCGTCCGCGGGTTCGGGGATGGCTACGGGATCGGGTGCGGCCGCGGGTTCGGGGACGGCTGCCGGGGAGCCGGGCGCCGGACGGCGGGTGGGCGGCCGGTACCTGCTCCGGTCGCGGCTGGGCCACGGCGGCATGGGCACGGTGTGGCGGGCGCACGACGAGGTCGTGGACCGCGAGGTCGCCGTGAAGGAGCCGCGCGTCCCGGACCACCTGCCGGATTCCATGCGGCAGAACATCCACCTGCGGATGCAGCGCGAGGCCCGCGCCGCGGCCCGCGTCGCGCACCCCTCCGTCGTCGCCGTGCACGACGTGGTGGTGGAGGAGGGCCGGCCCTGGATCGTCATGGAGCTGGTCAAGGGGCAGTCGCTGGGCGCCCGGCTGAACGAGGGGACGCTGGACGCCCGCGAGGCCGCCCGCGTCGGTCTCGCGGTGCTGGGCGCGCTGGAGGCGGCGCACGAGGCCGGGGTGCTGCACCGGGACGTCAAGCCGGACAACGTCCTGCTCGGGCGGCACGACCGGGTGGTGCTCACCGACTTCGGCATCGCGCAGATCGAGGGCGAGCAGGGCCTCACGGAGACCGGCGGCTTCATCGGCTCGCCCGAGTTCGTGGCGCCGGAACGGGCGTTGGGGCAGCGGCCCGGGCCCGCGTCCGACCTGTGGTCGCTGGGCGTCGTGCTGTACGCGGCCGTCGAGGGCATGTCCCCGTTCCGCCGCTCCAACACGCAGGCGACGATGCAGGCCGTCCTCTCCGCGGAACCGCCGCGTCCGACCCGGGGCCCGGCGGCGTACGCGGACCTCGTGATGGGGCTGCTGCGGAAGGAGCCGTCCGCCCGGCCGACGACGTCCCGGATCCGCGCGGTCCTCGAGGAGGTGGCGCGCCCGGCGCCCGTGGCGCCGGTGAACACGGCACCGACGCCGGCGGTCACCGGCAGCCGGTGGATCCCGCCGGTGCTGCACCACAAGCGGAAGACGCAGTGGTCCCTGGGCGTCGGGACCGTCGTGGTGGGCGCGGCCGTGGCGCTGTTCGCCATCAACCCGTTCGGGTACGGGCCGGCGACGCCGCTGCACTGGAAGGTCGTCGACGAGCCTGAGGTCGTCAAGGCGTCGCTGGCGGTGCCGGAGGACTACGTCAAGGAGATCAAGCCCGACGAGCATCTGGTGCTCTTCAACGACCCCGGCGGGGTCTACAAGGTCTCCCTGTTCACCCACAACGACCCGCCCGCCGGCTCGTCCGACGCGTCCGACAAGGACAAGCAGGTCGAGTCGGCCCGCACCCAGGCCGCCAAGCGCAAGACGCGGCTGGAGAAGGGCGACATCTCCGGGGTCGCCGACGCCAGGGTGTCGATCGGCTCCGCGCCCTCCTTCGACGGCCGCGAGTCGGTGGAGATGACGACCGTCTACCGGAAGTCCGGCTCCGGCGACGACGACCCCAAGGCCGTCCGCCGCACCCGCGTCATCGTCGACAAGGCGAAGGACACCGCCTGGTACCTGGAGGTGACGATGCCGGAGAAGGGCAAGGCGCGGGCGGACGGCGACAAGCTGTACAAGGAAGTGCTGCGGTACCTCAAGCTGAAGGAGAAGTGA
- a CDS encoding metallophosphoesterase family protein — MPHPQAAPPSQPAPHPAGRLLAVSDLHIAHAENRALTETLRPTHDDDWLIVAGDVAERYDDVEWALRLLAGRFAKVIWAPGNHELWTPPKDPCDLRGEKRYLRLVELCRELGVATPEDPYPVWEGDGGPVAVAPLFTLYDYTFRVPGADTKEESLRRAYEAGVVCTDEHFLHPDPYPTRDDWCRARVAYTERRLAELDPGLRTVLVSHWPLVREPTRILRYPDFAQWCGTELTADWHVRFRAAAAVYGHLHIPRVTRYDGVRFEEVSVGYPREWRPRPPREPLRQILPQPVDEPGALW; from the coding sequence GTGCCCCACCCGCAAGCCGCACCCCCCTCGCAACCCGCGCCCCACCCGGCCGGAAGGCTGCTCGCCGTCAGCGACCTCCACATCGCCCACGCCGAGAACCGCGCCCTCACCGAGACCCTCCGCCCCACCCACGACGACGACTGGCTGATCGTCGCCGGCGACGTCGCCGAGCGGTACGACGACGTCGAGTGGGCCCTGCGGCTGCTCGCCGGCCGGTTCGCCAAGGTGATCTGGGCACCCGGCAACCACGAGCTGTGGACCCCGCCCAAGGACCCCTGCGACCTGCGCGGCGAGAAGCGCTACCTGCGCCTGGTGGAGCTCTGCCGCGAACTCGGCGTCGCCACGCCCGAGGACCCCTATCCGGTGTGGGAGGGCGACGGCGGCCCGGTGGCCGTCGCGCCGCTGTTCACCCTCTACGACTACACGTTCCGCGTCCCCGGCGCCGACACCAAGGAGGAGTCGCTGCGCCGGGCCTACGAGGCGGGCGTGGTCTGCACCGACGAGCACTTCCTGCACCCCGACCCGTACCCCACCCGTGACGACTGGTGCCGGGCGCGCGTCGCCTACACCGAGCGCCGGCTGGCGGAGCTCGACCCCGGCCTGCGGACGGTCCTCGTCAGCCACTGGCCCCTGGTCCGCGAACCCACCCGGATCCTGCGCTACCCGGACTTCGCCCAGTGGTGCGGCACCGAGCTCACCGCCGACTGGCACGTCCGCTTCCGGGCCGCCGCCGCGGTCTACGGGCATCTGCACATCCCCCGCGTGACCCGGTACGACGGCGTCCGCTTCGAGGAGGTGTCGGTCGGCTACCCGCGCGAGTGGCGGCCCCGGCCGCCCCGCGAGCCGCTCCGGCAGATCCTGCCCCAGCCCGTCGACGAGCCGGGAGCCCTCTGGTGA
- a CDS encoding 4'-phosphopantetheinyl transferase, whose product MIAALLPSWAVTEHAFTDAPDDPVSLLFPEEAAHVARAVPKRLHEFATVRVCARAALGRLGLPPGPLLPGRRGAPSWPDGVVGSMTHCQGFRGAAVARAADAASLGIDAEPNGPLPDGVLAMVSLPSEREWLAGLAARRPDVHWDRLLFSAKESVFKAWYPLTGLELDFDEAELAVDPDAGTFTARLLVPGPVVGGRRLDGFEGRWAAGEGLVVTAIAVAAPAGTAEESAEGAGKEATADDRTAVP is encoded by the coding sequence GTGATCGCCGCCCTCCTGCCCTCCTGGGCCGTCACCGAACACGCCTTCACCGACGCCCCGGACGACCCGGTGAGCCTCCTCTTCCCCGAGGAGGCCGCCCACGTCGCCCGCGCCGTCCCCAAGCGCCTGCACGAGTTCGCCACCGTCCGGGTGTGCGCCCGCGCCGCCCTCGGCCGGCTGGGCCTCCCGCCCGGTCCGCTGCTGCCCGGCCGACGGGGCGCGCCGAGCTGGCCGGACGGGGTGGTGGGGAGCATGACGCACTGTCAGGGCTTCCGGGGCGCCGCGGTCGCCCGGGCCGCCGACGCCGCGTCGCTCGGGATAGACGCCGAGCCGAACGGGCCGCTCCCGGACGGCGTCCTCGCCATGGTCTCGCTGCCGTCCGAGCGCGAGTGGCTCGCCGGACTGGCGGCCCGCCGGCCGGACGTGCACTGGGACCGGCTGCTGTTCAGCGCCAAGGAGAGCGTCTTCAAGGCGTGGTACCCGCTGACCGGCCTGGAGCTGGACTTCGACGAGGCCGAGCTGGCCGTCGATCCGGACGCCGGGACGTTCACGGCCCGGCTGCTGGTGCCGGGACCGGTGGTCGGCGGCCGTCGGCTGGACGGGTTCGAGGGGCGCTGGGCGGCGGGCGAGGGCCTCGTCGTCACGGCCATCGCCGTCGCGGCGCCGGCCGGTACCGCGGAGGAATCGGCGGAAGGGGCCGGGAAGGAAGCGACTGCGGACGACCGGACCGCCGTCCCGTAA
- a CDS encoding chaplin, producing the protein MSRIAKAAALTATVGTALAGVSGTALADSNAKGAAVGSPGVVSGNVIQIPVHIPINLCGNTIDIVGLLNSTNGNVCVAD; encoded by the coding sequence ATGTCACGAATCGCCAAGGCAGCGGCCCTCACCGCCACCGTGGGCACGGCGCTCGCCGGCGTCTCCGGCACCGCCCTCGCCGACTCGAACGCCAAGGGGGCGGCCGTCGGCTCCCCGGGCGTCGTCTCGGGCAACGTCATCCAGATCCCCGTCCACATCCCCATCAACCTCTGCGGCAACACCATCGACATCGTCGGGCTGCTCAACTCGACCAACGGCAACGTCTGCGTCGCCGACTGA